The sequence TGCCACTTAGTTAAAGCTGAGTGCTTTCCAGATGCCCGCCCTCTTTTTGGAAGGACTCTCTGGGAACATGAGAAACTCATTAGCATGAAGGAAAAGCCAAGTCACTCTGAACTGAAAGTCATTGGATGTGCCCGCCTTTAATGCACGCTGACCACTTGAGAGCCAGGCTCACAATTGTACTTGAGCTGCCTGAATCAACTCTACCCAGAGAAGAAAGCATCTCCTTGAGAACCTCCCCTCTGGAACCCCTTTCCAGCCACCAACCCCCATCAGAGCTAACTCCTCAACAGTGCTAGAAACCAGTCCCTTCTCTCCATTTCTACTGCCAGCATCTGCCACAGGGTGGggtataaatatttgtttaaaaagaacTGAACCTTCAAAGTCATAGCCTACATCTGGAAGGGCTAATACTTTGCAGTTACTAAGGTAGAATAGGCACTAAAATCTGACAGGAATAACTTGGCATTGCCCTACAGATGTCATTCTGCCCACGGGTTCAAGCCCTTCTGAAGACTTATGATCCTGTGTCTGAGAGATCTGACCAACCATGTAGTGCATGCTAAGTCTCTTCCTTTCCAACGGCCTCAATAGGACATCTGTGGAAAGTAAGCAAAGCAGAAAACAGGCAGGCTGCCATTGCTGTGGCAGAGGCTCATCTCCAGCCTCTCTTAACAGGGTTACTCTGGACCTTTCCAATCCTTATAACAACCTGTACCAATCACCATGCTCTTGGCACAAAAGGCACCCAGCCTTAGTGTGCCCTGTCTCCTTAGGCAGCTATGGAGGAATACCACAGCCTACTCACCACCTCATCCCCAAAGTCTCCATTAAAGTGTAGGGAGCTGGTCAGGTACTGGCTCTCCAGGCGACTCTTCAGCTCCTGGACTTGTTTCTTCAAAGTTTCTACTTCCTGCTGGTGGCCTGACTCAATCTGACGCAGGCGCTGTTGGATTGTGTCTGTGTACACTGACATGCCATCATCATCCAGGTGGCTGCGGGAAGGCTGGTCGGGGCTACTGGTTGCAGATGGCCTCCCTGAGTGGCTATGGAGCCACTTGTGGTGCAAGTTCCTTGAGTGTAAGTGGGCAGAGCTGCAGCTCATAGCAGAGAGCTGACGGCTCAGTGAGTCCTTGCTCCTACCAGCCTCCCCATTGGCGAAATGCCCATTGGGTGTGGCGTACATCTGGAGGGTGCTAAGACCTGGGGGCTGCTCTGAGGCCCTGTTTTCAGTCTCTGGGGCACCGTTGCACACAAGCCCCTCTTTACATTCAGCTAAAGGCAAGGCACAAGGGGAACGTGTCAGGCTGAGAGTGCTGCCAGGGGAAGTCCTATGCACCACAGACCCCACTTGGGGCCTCTCAACCAGGCTTGTCTCTGAAGGGCTGGGTTCCATGGTCTGGGGAAGCCTGTCCTTGCCACTATTAACAAGGCAAGGTCTATGATGGACTTGGGGCCCACTTCCTGATTCCACCTTATCTTCCACTAACATGTCTGTAGAACTGTCCACATTTGGTCCTCTGGTCTCAAAAGGGACTTGGGAAGGTAGCAGAGAACATGATTGTGAGGTACCATAGCCAACTTTTGCATCTACTGGGATTGGAAGAACTGCTTCCTCCCTactctctgccttctcttctaTTCGAAACTGCTCCACAGGGACCTCCAGGGAATCCTCATCCCTCGGGGGGAACTGGAGAGAACTGAGGAGAACACTGAGCCCACCCTGCTGTTCAGAAATACCCTGTGAAAACAGAGGCCGGCTCATGTCCAGATGGCTCCTCAGAGCAGCATCACCCAGTTCTAGGTCTTGGTGAAGTCCAATGGCTGAGGCCTCAGgcgtcttcctcctgctctccttTTCTAAGAGAGGGTTCTCTTTATCCTCCTGCATCTCAATGCCTGCCCTGTGGGCAGGCTCCTCTACTCCACTCTCCTCTTTGGTGGCCTCCTGCAAGATGTTCTCCATCTGCCCCTCGGCTACTCCAGCTGCAACGGAAAGCTCGGCACCCCCCGGCACTCTGGTGGGCTTCCCTAGGCTGTCGGCAGAAAGGGGATCCTCTCCAGGGCCAGCCAGGCTGCTCAGCTCTAGCGAGCGCCGGTGTTCCTGCCACTTCTCGTTCAGGCTGGGGTCGCTGCAGCGCCGGCTGGCTAGAGGCACTGTGTTGTCACAGGCTGTGCTCAGATTGTCATACGATCTAGTCTTTGGTAGCCTACAGGAAAGAAATTTGGGGGAAATGAAAATCTTGGAAGCTGTCTGGAGGGAAGTAGGAGACAATAGGTTTTAACAAGCAGTTGCTTTATAACTGGGTCCGTTACAGCTACTCATGGAGCTATAGCATCTCTGGAGCGAGGCCCAGACTGCTGGAGCGGCAAAGCTCCGGAACAAGTCCTCCTCCTAGTGTGCAGATTTCCTTtcaccctcccccaaccccatgccCCATACATACAAATGAGCTAAcagcaaatgcttttttttttttttttttttttttttttgagacggactctcactctgtcacccaggctggagtgcagtggcgcaatctcagctcactacaacctcctcctcccaggttcaagcgattctgcctcagcctcccgagtagctgggattataggtacctgccaccacggccagctaatttttgttgtattttcagtagagatgggagtttcaccattttggccaggctggtcttgaactccttatcccaggtgatttgcccactttggcctcccaaagtgctgggattacaggcgtgagccactgtgcccagcctgcaaaTGCTATTTCCAAAACACATTCTTCATGATGCTGCTGTGTTTCTCAGTGGGTGGCAAAGTAGCACTGGTGTTTCTTGatattacagtattttaaattaatgcGTTATCTATCAGTCTGTATTTAATAAAGCTAACTCTCAAGTGACagagccaaatttttttttttttctttttttttttttttttctttttcctgagacaggtcttgccctgtcatccaggctggagtgcaatggatcttggatcattgcaacctccacctcccaggctcaagcgatcctcctgcctcaacctcccaagtagctgggactacagatatgtgccaccacgcttggttagtttttgcattttgggtagaaacggggtttcaccatgttgcctaggctggtctggaactcctgggctcaagtgatcctcccgccttggcctcccaaagtgctgggattacaggcatgagccaccaagcctggccccaAAGCAAAATTTTCTGTCATCTGACAGCATCTGCCTTTTACGCCTCAGAAGACAAATCATGGCAAATAGGCAGGGGCACAGAGCACTGGGGAAAACACAAACCAGGGGGTCACAGAAAACCTGGAGGATTTGCTCTATCACTGAGGAGCTGCTCAGTGCATGCAAAACAACATGAAGCAACAGGGCCCAACTCACTCCCAGAAACAAGGCTCTTACAGCCTTGTAACCCAGAAATCCCTATAACTTCCCTGAAAAAACTGCAGAGATCTAAGAAAGATATTGTGGAGGCAGATAACATTATGATCTCTAACCATCCCTGGACATGTCCCAACACAGGAATACACCACACAGGCTGTCAGGCCCGTGGCATCACCCTGGGCTCACCGGCTCAGGGGTGGATCATCAGGGCTGGTGCCTGGGGCTGGGTATGGTGCACAGCTGTCATCCACAGGGGTGGTTGGGGATGGGCAGGGCAGGTACACTGCACTCCACAGCATCAGGTTACGCACATGGCACACAGGGTACAGCACCTGAGGAGGGGGGAGGACACAGGTTTAAATAGGTCCCAATAAGTCTTCTAGGATGTCTGGAAATGAGGATCAAGAGCAAGCACCCAGCTGGAATACCAAACAGGGCTGACCGGATCTCCACAAAGCAGCAGCACCAATGGATACAGGTCTATCCCAAGAGGACCAATACAGGACTAGACATTTTACATGGCCAATATTTTTCACCTAAGAGCCTCTTGAGAGcatgaaaatctaaaatatttttttagatcCCTTTCTCATTATAGCTATTTCTTGGGTCACCTTCAATGTCTGACTTTCATCAGCTTGATTTGTTGCTTTTACTGCCTAAGAAAGTGAGTCATTCTATTAGATGCTGATTGTCCATCCCGCTGGCACAAAAGCTTGGCTTCAAGAAACACTGTCAAACCCATTTTATAGGATAATTTAAATTAATCATGTGAAAAGGAAATTTTTCTGCTGTATTGTTACTTCCTCAGAAGGCACACTGAAGGGGAGAAACAAGCAGTCAGCTTAAATCTTTTCTGTGATTACTTAAATGTAATAAGAACCATATAAATAATCCAGGAAATCAATATAAACTCTGATTAGCCTCCTTTTGACTTCTTTAGGGTTTAAGATACATTCTGACAAAGACAATATTACTATGAAACTGACACATATGTCTATGTGCCTCCTTTTCTCTGCTTAACAGAAGGTATTCATTTCTTCGGGGAACAAAGTCTTAAAGGGCCTGCCAGCTCTTCATGTGAGCAGAgaatcacacagacacacacacacacaccaatgtCAAACACAGTTTACTGTTCTGAGAGAAGCTATGGTGGGTATCATTGTTTATTGACACTGGGAGGGTGCTGGGGGCCTGGTGGCAGCTCCTTCTGAGCTATCAGTGCATCAGGAAGCAACTTAAGTGCCTCTCCCGTAAGACAGAACATGCTAGAAATAAGCTCTGGAGGCAGTGCCAAAAAAGATTCATGTCTAGGGTGGCAAAGTAGAGATCTGTGTTAAACCAAACCACCTTCAGCAAGTAGTCATCAGAAACAGGTCAGAGCACCATCAGAAGCAGGACTTCCTCAGGACAGAATCATAGGGGAAAAATGGAATCAGTCCATCCACAGATAGAGATGCCCTCACAAAAACAGTCACTACTCAAAAAGGCTCTCATATGTAACCAACCCCAAATTCCTTCTGCTGATCACAGTGGAAAGGCTGAAGGATACATACGGCTTCTGACTGAGAGGAATACAGTAGGTTTTTGAAAGCCTTGTTGCCAGCCCGAAGAAGTGACCACACGGAACATGTCCGTTCCTGAGTAtgcttctcccctctctccttgGCATTGTTGCACAGGAATGTTCCAAAGAGGCAGGAATAGGTATGCTGTACCAGTTTCACCTATGGGATTCCAATAAAGCATAAATTAAGCAATCAGGCATGCATACTCTGAGAAATCAGCTCAGCCGAGCCACCTTATCCTGACATCCCTAAGAACACTTCAATTTACTCTGTTAGGGCGGGGAACCCAGTGAGCCATGCAgtagcctcctcctcctcctcacaccACCAATTCCAGGACCCAACCACCTGAGTCAGACAGGTTGTTGGTACTCCCATTCCTCTTAGCTTCCCTGATAAATAGTCTGAGATTCTGAATTAACAGCCACCCTCACAAGCGCCAGAGCATATGAACAGGGTACAGGAGCACGTCCGTGTACAACTCAAGTCTGAGCTGAGAGTATACTTGTAAAACTACCTGTTCATTCGACAAATTATTGAGCATTTCACATGCCCCAAATATGACTAAGGTGCTAGACATGCAGCAATGACCAGCAAATTCTTCTGCCCTGATGGAGCTTGCTCTAGTCATAGGTGAAGAGTGACCAGTGCTATGGAGAACAAGGCAGACTGAGATGGACAGGACATGTATGAGGCAGTACAGGATGGCCTCACTGGCTGGTACCCAATGGACATGAAAGAGCAGGCATGTGGGTATCTGAGGGGAAGCACTCCAGGCAGAGGCAACCACATGTGCAATGGCTTTGAGGTAAGCACATGCTTGCAATTTCTGAGgtacagcaaggaggccagtgtgactAAACGAGATTGCACAAGAGGGAGAATGGTAGGAAATAAACCTAGAGAGGTAGCCTCTAGGAAGGCCCTGGAAGGCCACtttaaggactttggcttttactttgtGTAAAATGTAACTAGAGGTTTTTAAGCAAAGGAAAGACACAGCCTGTCTTATGTTTTAGAAGAGACTCTATGCTGGGATGACTCAACTGGGGCAGATGATGGTGGCTTCAACCAGTGTGGTACCAGTAAAGGTGgcaataaataataatgttttagatatattttgaaagcagAGCTGCAGAATCTGACTAAATGTgaaagagggagggagtgagggaagaaaggaggaagggagggagggagggaaggaaagaggaagggagggaaggaggaagggaaggagggaggaagggagggagggaggaaaggagggagaaaaggaaggaggaagggagggaaggagggaagaaagggagggaagaaagaagggaggcagggagggaggcagggagggaggcagggagggaggagactTGACGATGACAAAGAATTTTGCCCCAAACAAAAGGAGGGATGGAAATACCATATGGTGAGAGAGAAGACTTCTGGAAGATCAAGTTTGGAAGATCAAGTTTTATGGTGAGGaaacacagaaatcaagaattaaGTTTTGgacaggcatggtgactcatgcctgtaataccagcattttgggaggctggggtgggaggatattgtttgagcccaggtgtttgagacctgcctgggcaacaaagcaagatcccatctcttaggaggaaaaaaaaaaaaaaatcagtcaggcacagtggtgcgcgcctgcagtcccaactactcaggaaactaaggcaagaagatcacttgatcctgggagttcaaggctgcagtgagctgtgtttgcaccactatactccagcctgggggacagagtgagatgctgtctccaaaaagaagaaTCAAGTTTTGAATTTATTAAGTCTGAAATAACATTAAGACAACCAAGTAGAGATACCTAGTAGTCACAGATAGGTATGTGACTCCGAAATGACGAGGTCTAAGCTGAAGGTGTATAAATGTGGGACTCATCAGCACACCATCTGTAGATGGCAATTAAAGCCACGAGAATGGATGAAATACTTAGAAGTGTAGATGGAGAAGCAGCCTGGAGGCTGAGCAATGGGGCATTCCAACATTTAGAACTGGGGAGAGGAGGCTGGGTGTCgaagcttacgcctgtaattcttTGGGtaaccaaggtgggaggatcacttatcaggaggtttgagaccagcctgagcaacacagcgagactccatgtctatttacaaaaaatttttaaaactagccaggcatgttggcatgtgcctgtggtcccagctactggggaggctgaggcccatgggagaatcccttgatcccaggagtttgaggatgcagtgagttatgatcacactgctgcactccagtctggttgacacagtgagacactatctcaaaaaaaaaacaaacaaacaaacaaacaaacaaactggagGGATTAAGAGGAATCAGCAAAGGAGGCAGAAACAACCCAGTAAGGTAAAAGGAGAACTAAGAGCAAGGAAGTACTAGAAGTCAACTGAAGAAAGCATTTCAAGGGAGTGGTTAAACTGTGCCAAATGGTAACGATGGATCGAAGAGATGAAGACTGAGAACTTATCACTGGATTGGTGACATGAAGGTCACTGGTCATTTTAACAAGAGCAGCTTTGGTAAAGCAGTAGGGTGAATGCCTGATTGAAGTGGGTTTAAGAGAATGGAAAGAGGAATTTGAGATAGCAAGGGTAGAAAACTTGAGGAGCTCTGCTATAAAGGGGAATAAGAGCAATGGGATGATAGTTAGAGATAAATGCAGGACCAAGAATGGGTTTTGAAAAATGAGAGACACTACACATTTTAAGCTGAAACCCATTTCTGGTAGAGAGGGAAATGCACTGACGCAGAAGGCAGAGAGGAGAAATGCTGGAGCCAGCCAGTGCAGCAGATGAGAGGAGATGAGAGCTGGTATACAAATGGACAGAGGGGGCTGGAAGAGGGCAGGGACAGTGAACCCTCCAACAAAGGAGAGGGTGGAGAGAGTGTGAGACAGACATAGGGGGTCTGGTAGACAGACTGGAGGGAGCATGGTCCAGACATTCTGATTGCTTCTATTTCTAACTGCTATTTAGGGTTTCTACCAtccctttaaaaataagtttaaaaacaaCACAAGGACTTCATGCAAACCTGGTATACCTCTTTTTGAAAAATagcaaaactatttaaaaaaaaaaaaaagtaacaggaaaaaaatcatctcTATTAAATTCTGCAAGAGGCAGCACAGTTTCATGTGAGAACTGGCCCACTAACATTTGTACTGACCCTCCTGCAAATCGAGAACGTCCCCAAAATGAAGAAACTCACAAGGAATGCTTCATTGAACTCAAAAGAGCAAGGAAATTGCCTCTGAAGCTGATGAACACAGTCAAGCCACTGCAGAAACACTGGGCAACGTTCATTCAGATCATCCGAGTTCTCCCCATGACCACACCGGTCAGCAAATTTATGGCCAAAATCCAGCCACTCCATTTCCACGAGGACCTGGAAACCCTGCAGGGAAGCATCCAGGAGAGACCATTTGTGCTAGACTATCCAGACTGTGACAGTCCTAAGCCTGGTGTCACAGAAAGCAATCCCCTCTAACAGCCTCCCAGAAAGCCCACCTGGCCTTGCCCTTTGGTGGAAGGCTCCAACCCTGATGAGGCACACACTTAGGGAAATTTCCCAATTCTCTGAACTCCATTCCATGATCACTGAAATGGTACTGACTGCGTTTAAGCCCTTCTTGAATGTGTATTTTTAGCCTCTTGCGTTCACTATATAAAAGCCACACTTGTCCcctaaatttctcttttaacatTTCTGCCTCTAGTGTTACACTTACAAAGTCAAGTTTGTAAGATCCTTCTACACCCcaggtttaataaatatttgtgtatattttagggtactttatgatttttctttcatctttaacCCAACAGATGGTTATTTCAGGTAGAGCTGCTTCTCCACAGAACACTCTGTGTCAACATCTAGCATGCCAAGATCCTTTTCCAGATGCCTTATTTTCCTGAGGTAGCTAAAAACTTTTACAAGTAGACAGACTGCAAAGGAAAATGTGTCTATATTCTCAATACCTTGTTACCCATCATCTGCCCCATTTTAAGAGGTGCAAGAACTGTGGGAGGAACCACCACAATTTAGCTCATGGTATAAAGGACCAATGATCAAAACAGAAATTTCACTTTCTTTAACCTAATCACCACTCCCAAAAACTGGTATCACTCCTGAGATGTCTCCCCAGCTCATCCTGAAGTACCAACCCCTCCCATTTGGATGCGCTCACCTCTATGGTTCGGTAATAAGGGTCCAGCAAGAGCTTAGCCAATGCCACAATCTGGGGGGTGCGGTCCCAGCCATCTGAGCAGTGCACTAGCACCGGCCGCTGATCCTGATCCACAGCATGCACTACCAGAAGCGCTGATTTCAGAAGCACAGACAAGTGATGGAGCCATTTTGTGCTTTCAAGAGCTGATAGCCAACTATAAAAACAGGAGAGGATTAGAAAATGCTGATATTTATGATTTACTGCATCATGCTCAATGATTgtcaaattaaaaagtaattcccAAAGATTTCTCTCTCCAAATATAACactgccaaaacaaaaaaaatctgtgtgttCATAAAGCATTTCTCAGGGTGAGGCCCAAGCTCTACTATACAATAGAGAAGAGCCTTAGACATAGGGGCTACAATTAATAGGACCACCTTTTGTTCTAAAATCTGTATGGATGATTTCCCAGacaaaatatttgacatttttcagTCCATGGTATAAGGAAAGTAGCTCTTTCTGGAATCTTCTCCTGAATAAAATGTAGCCACTGCTGAGATGTAAAACAGAAGATACTTAATCACCAGCAACTATGCCCAAcaagttctcaaaaaaaaaaagtttaagaaaaactcataaatacaaaaatatctataAGACATAAGCTGGATGCTGTATACAAGAATGGTATACACAACACTGCCTATGACCCAGACTGTAACACCTACCACTGTTTAATTCTTTAATGTTTACTAAAACCAGACGGGCCAATCTGATAATTTATTCTCATACAAATTAGTACACCAATGGCCACACACTGTTGCTGGGCTTAACACAGACTGGATTCAGCAAGGATCTAGGAGAACTTTTTTTTGAAAGACCTttaggggctgggcgcagtggctcacacctgtaatcccagcactttgggaggctgaggtgggcggatcacttgaggtcaggagttccagaccagcctggccaacatggtgaaaccccgtctctactaaaaatacaaacattagctgggtgtagtggtgcatgcctgtaatctcagctacttaggaggctgaggcaggtgaaatcgcttgaacccgggaggcggaggttgcagtgagctgagactgggccactgcactccagcctggaggacagagcgagactccatctcattttAGGAGTATCAGATAGCAACGGCTGCCCCTTGGGAGTAATCACAAGCTAATCACACTTGCTTTTTAAACCGTGTTGACattttgtttcttgtgctttcCCTCACCCCTCCCAATCCCTAAGAAAGAGTTCTGATTTTTCCCAAATGTGATCAGATTTATAGTTAAGATCACAAGTCAAGCCTTTCAAACACTGAGtcagaggaagaaacaaacacTTCTGTCAGGGGACTCTGAGAAAGCTATAA comes from Macaca fascicularis isolate 582-1 chromosome 10, T2T-MFA8v1.1 and encodes:
- the MTMR3 gene encoding phosphatidylinositol-3,5-bisphosphate 3-phosphatase MTMR3 isoform X6, translated to MSCCPMKFSLCFRGRPLTPWVKQSSCLSLPDFLVKPPSRKSSWDKLHLDEETRHSLECIQANQIFPRKQLIREDENLQVPFLELHGESTEFVGRAEDAIIALSNYRLHIKFKESLVNVPLQLIESVECRDIFQLHLTCKDCKVIRCQFSTFEQCQEWLKRLNNAIRPPAKIEDLFSFAYHAWCMEVYASEKEQHGDLCRPGEHVTSRFKNEVERMGFDMNNAWRISNINEKYKLCGSYPQELIVPAWITDKELESVASFRSWKRIPAVVYRHQSNGAVIARCGQPEVSWWGWRNADDEHLVQSVAKACASDSRSSGSKLSTRNTSRDFPNGGDLSDVEFDSSLSNASGAESLAIQPQKLLILDARSYAAAVANRAKGGGCECPEYYPNCEVVFMGMANIHSIRRSFQSLRLLCTQMPDPGNWLSALESTKWLHHLSVLLKSALLVVHAVDQDQRPVLVHCSDGWDRTPQIVALAKLLLDPYYRTIEGFQVLVEMEWLDFGHKFADRCGHGENSDDLNERCPVFLQWLDCVHQLQRQFPCSFEFNEAFLVKLVQHTYSCLFGTFLCNNAKERGEKHTQERTCSVWSLLRAGNKAFKNLLYSSQSEAVLYPVCHVRNLMLWSAVYLPCPSPTTPVDDSCAPYPAPGTSPDDPPLSRLPKTRSYDNLSTACDNTVPLASRRCSDPSLNEKWQEHRRSLELSSLAGPGEDPLSADSLGKPTRVPGGAELSVAAGVAEGQMENILQEATKEESGVEEPAHRAGIEMQEDKENPLLEKESRRKTPEASAIGLHQDLELGDAALRSHLDMSRPLFSQGISEQQGGLSVLLSSLQFPPRDEDSLEVPVEQFRIEEKAESREEAVLPIPVDAKVGYGTSQSCSLLPSQVPFETRGPNVDSSTDMLVEDKVESGSGPQVHHRPCLVNSGKDRLPQTMEPSPSETSLVERPQVGSVVHRTSPGSTLSLTRSPCALPLAECKEGLVCNGAPETENRASEQPPGLSTLQMYATPNGHFANGEAGRSKDSLSRQLSAMSCSSAHLHSRNLHHKWLHSHSGRPSATSSPDQPSRSHLDDDGMSVYTDTIQQRLRQIESGHQQEVETLKKQVQELKSRLESQYLTSSLHFNGDFGDEVMTRWLPDHLAAHCYACDSAFWLASRKHHCRDTDRVDQTWNCGNVFCSSCCNQKVPVPSQQLFEPSRVCKSCYSSLRPTSSSIDLELDKPIAATSN
- the MTMR3 gene encoding phosphatidylinositol-3,5-bisphosphate 3-phosphatase MTMR3 isoform X7 — encoded protein: MSCCPMKFSLCFRGRPLTPWVKQSSCLSLPDFLVKPPSRKSSWDKLHLDEETRHSLECIQANQIFPRKQLIREDENLQVPFLELHGESTEFVGRAEDAIIALSNYRLHIKFKESLVNVPLQLIESVECRDIFQLHLTCKDCKVIRCQFSTFEQCQEWLKRLNNAIRPPAKIEDLFSFAYHAWCMEVYASEKEQHGDLCRPGEHVTSRFKNEVERMGFDMNNAWRISNINEKYKLCGSYPQELIVPAWITDKELESVASFRSWKRIPAVVYRHQSNGAVIARCGQPEVSWWGWRNADDEHLVQSVAKACASDSRSSGSKLSTRNTSRDFPNGGDLSDVEFDSSLSNASGAESLAIQPQKLLILDARSYAAAVANRAKGGGCECPEYYPNCEVVFMGMANIHSIRRSFQSLRLLCTQMPDPGNWLSALESTKWLHHLSVLLKSALLVVHAVDQDQRPVLVHCSDGWDRTPQIVALAKLLLDPYYRTIEGFQVLVEMEWLDFGHKFADRCGHGENSDDLNERCPVFLQWLDCVHQLQRQFPCSFEFNEAFLVKLVQHTYSCLFGTFLCNNAKERGEKHTQERTCSVWSLLRAGNKAFKNLLYSSQSEAVLYPVCHVRNLMLWSAVYLPCPSPTTPVDDSCAPYPAPGTSPDDPPLSRLPKTRSYDNLSTACDNTVPLASRRCSDPSLNEKWQEHRRSLELSSLAGPGEDPLSADSLGKPTRVPGGAELSVAAGVAEGQMENILQEATKEESGVEEPAHRAGIEMQEDKENPLLEKESRRKTPEASAIGLHQDLELGDAALRSHLDMSRPLFSQGISEQQGGLSVLLSSLQFPPRDEDSLEVPVEQFRIEEKAESREEAVLPIPVDAKVGYGTSQSCSLLPSQVPFETRGPNVDSSTDMLVEDKVESGSGPQVHHRPCLVNSGKDRLPQTMEPSPSETSLVERPQVGSVVHRTSPGSTLSLTRSPCALPLAECKEGLVCNGAPETENRASEQPPGLSTLQMYATPNGHFANGEAGRSKDSLSRQLSAMSCSSAHLHSRNLHHKWLHSHSGRPSATSSPDQPSRSHLDDDGMSVYTDTIQQRLRQIESGHQQEVETLKKQVQELKSRLESQYLTSSLHFNGDFGDEVMTRWLPDHLAAHCYACDSAFWLASRKHHCRNCGNVFCSSCCNQKVPVPSQQLFEPSRVCKSCYSSLRPTSSSIDLELDKPIAATSN
- the MTMR3 gene encoding phosphatidylinositol-3,5-bisphosphate 3-phosphatase MTMR3 isoform X5, which codes for MSCCPMKFSLCFRGRPLTPWVKQSSCLSLPDFLVKPPSRKSSWDKLHLDEETRHSLECIQANQIFPRKQLIREDENLQVPFLELHGESTEFVGRAEDAIIALSNYRLHIKFKESLVNVPLQLIESVECRDIFQLHLTCKDCKVIRCQFSTFEQCQEWLKRLNNAIRPPAKIEDLFSFAYHAWCMEVYASEKEQHGDLCRPGEHVTSRFKNEVERMGFDMNNAWRISNINEKYKLCGSYPQELIVPAWITDKELESVASFRSWKRIPAVVYRHQSNGAVIARCGQPEVSWWGWRNADDEHLVQSVAKACASDSRSSGSKLSTRNTSRDFPNGGDLSDVEFDSSLSNASGAESLAIQPQKLLILDARSYAAAVANRAKGGGCECPEYYPNCEVVFMGMANIHSIRRSFQSLRLLCTQMPDPGNWLSALESTKWLHHLSVLLKSALLVVHAVDQDQRPVLVHCSDGWDRTPQIVALAKLLLDPYYRTIEGFQVLVEMEWLDFGHKFADRCGHGENSDDLNERCPVFLQWLDCVHQLQRQFPCSFEFNEAFLVKLVQHTYSCLFGTFLCNNAKERGEKHTQERTCSVWSLLRAGNKAFKNLLYSSQSEAVLYPVCHVRNLMLWSAVYLPCPSPTTPVDDSCAPYPAPGTSPDDPPLSRLPKTRSYDNLSTACDNTVPLASRRCSDPSLNEKWQEHRRSLELSSLAGPGEDPLSADSLGKPTRVPGGAELSVAAGVAEGQMENILQEATKEESGVEEPAHRAGIEMQEDKENPLLEKESRRKTPEASAIGLHQDLELGDAALRSHLDMSRPLFSQGISEQQGGLSVLLSSLQFPPRDEDSLEVPVEQFRIEEKAESREEAVLPIPVDAKVGYGTSQSCSLLPSQVPFETRGPNVDSSTDMLVEDKVESGSGPQVHHRPCLVNSGKDRLPQTMEPSPSETSLVERPQVGSVVHRTSPGSTLSLTRSPCALPLAECKEGLVCNGAPETENRASEQPPGLSTLQMYATPNGHFANGEAGRSKDSLSRQLSAMSCSSAHLHSRNLHHKWLHSHSGRPSATSSPDQPSRSHLDDDGMSVYTDTIQQRLRQIESGHQQEVETLKKQVQELKSRLESQYLTSSLHFNGDFGDEVTSIPDSESNLDQNCLSRCSTEIFSEASWEQVDKQDTEMTRWLPDHLAAHCYACDSAFWLASRKHHCRNCGNVFCSSCCNQKVPVPSQQLFEPSRVCKSCYSSLRPTSSSIDLELDKPIAATSN
- the MTMR3 gene encoding phosphatidylinositol-3,5-bisphosphate 3-phosphatase MTMR3 isoform X10 yields the protein MDEETRHSLECIQANQIFPRKQLIREDENLQVPFLELHGESTEFVGRAEDAIIALSNYRLHIKFKESLVNVPLQLIESVECRDIFQLHLTCKDCKVIRCQFSTFEQCQEWLKRLNNAIRPPAKIEDLFSFAYHAWCMEVYASEKEQHGDLCRPGEHVTSRFKNEVERMGFDMNNAWRISNINEKYKLCGSYPQELIVPAWITDKELESVASFRSWKRIPAVVYRHQSNGAVIARCGQPEVSWWGWRNADDEHLVQSVAKACASDSRSSGSKLSTRNTSRDFPNGGDLSDVEFDSSLSNASGAESLAIQPQKLLILDARSYAAAVANRAKGGGCECPEYYPNCEVVFMGMANIHSIRRSFQSLRLLCTQMPDPGNWLSALESTKWLHHLSVLLKSALLVVHAVDQDQRPVLVHCSDGWDRTPQIVALAKLLLDPYYRTIEGFQVLVEMEWLDFGHKFADRCGHGENSDDLNERCPVFLQWLDCVHQLQRQFPCSFEFNEAFLVKLVQHTYSCLFGTFLCNNAKERGEKHTQERTCSVWSLLRAGNKAFKNLLYSSQSEAVLYPVCHVRNLMLWSAVYLPCPSPTTPVDDSCAPYPAPGTSPDDPPLSRLPKTRSYDNLSTACDNTVPLASRRCSDPSLNEKWQEHRRSLELSSLAGPGEDPLSADSLGKPTRVPGGAELSVAAGVAEGQMENILQEATKEESGVEEPAHRAGIEMQEDKENPLLEKESRRKTPEASAIGLHQDLELGDAALRSHLDMSRPLFSQGISEQQGGLSVLLSSLQFPPRDEDSLEVPVEQFRIEEKAESREEAVLPIPVDAKVGYGTSQSCSLLPSQVPFETRGPNVDSSTDMLVEDKVESGSGPQVHHRPCLVNSGKDRLPQTMEPSPSETSLVERPQVGSVVHRTSPGSTLSLTRSPCALPLAECKEGLVCNGAPETENRASEQPPGLSTLQMYATPNGHFANGEAGRSKDSLSRQLSAMSCSSAHLHSRNLHHKWLHSHSGRPSATSSPDQPSRSHLDDDGMSVYTDTIQQRLRQIESGHQQEVETLKKQVQELKSRLESQYLTSSLHFNGDFGDEVMTRWLPDHLAAHCYACDSAFWLASRKHHCRDTDRVDQTWNCGNVFCSSCCNQKVPVPSQQLFEPSRVCKSCYSSLRPTSSSIDLELDKPIAATSN